Proteins from one Dermacentor variabilis isolate Ectoservices chromosome 1, ASM5094787v1, whole genome shotgun sequence genomic window:
- the LOC142557583 gene encoding uncharacterized protein LOC142557583 has translation LAGATRGIIDLPSSFQVLVLFAVATIASAGLLDDGGDDYGGGGGGGFGGGGGFGGGGGGGGDDIGVASVSYVKTPVVSVKYVAKPVVSYVAKPVATVSHALKPVVTYTTISSGGGGFGGGGGGGFGGGGFGGGGYGGGGGGYGGGGGGHGGGWPWS, from the coding sequence CTGGCGGGCGCCACACGCGGTATCATTGATCTGCCCTCTTCTTTCCAGGTCCTCGTCCTCTTCGCCGTAGCGACGATCGCCTCTGCGGGTCTTCTGGATGACGGGGGCGATGAttacggcggcggcggtggtggcggttTCGGCGGCGGAGGCGGTttcggtggtggtggcggcggcggcggagatGACATCGGCGTAGCTTCCGTCTCGTACGTCAAGACGCCCGTTGTGAGCGTAAAGTACGTCGCCAAGCCTGTGGTCAGTTACGTGGCGAAGCCGGTGGCCACCGTGTCGCATGCCCTGAAGCCAGTGGTGACGTACACGACAATCTCGAGCGGCGGCGGAGGCTTCGgaggcggtggcggtggcggctTCGGCGGTGGCGGCTTCGGCGGTGGCGGATACGGTGGAGGTGGTGGCGGATACGGTGGAGGAGGCGGTGGCCACGGAGGCGGATGGCCCTGGTCGTAA